The DNA window TGGGCGCCGCGAACGCCCGGGCGAGGGCGGCCCTGTAATCGTCCGCCCAGCGCGGGACGTCGCCCTTCCTCTTCCAACGCTCCGTCAGGGGAAGAGATTTTTCCATCGCGTCGTCGAGGACCAACTTGGGCTTGCGGACCGTCCGGATCACCCGGGGAAGGCGGTCGATCGTGCAGCAGGTGAGGTTCAAGGTGAAGAGGCAGAGCAGGAGAAGGAACCACCAGGAGTGGTACATGTCGAACAGGTTGATCCGATCCATCAGGTTGTACGCCCAGTCCTCGTACACCTGGTGATATTTCTCCGGGGGTTGGTTCTGCTCGATGACCGTACCCAGGATGGAGGTGACGGCCAGCAGGATGATGAGCCAGATCGCGAGCTTCATCGAAATCAGGAAATTCCAGGCTACGGTCACAAACGGCTTTGCATGCATCCGCTCGGTGGCTGCGGAGACAGGGACATGTTCGGTGCGAACCTCGGAAACGGTTTCCATCGGAAC is part of the Deltaproteobacteria bacterium genome and encodes:
- a CDS encoding cytochrome c biogenesis protein ResB; the protein is METVSEVRTEHVPVSAATERMHAKPFVTVAWNFLISMKLAIWLIILLAVTSILGTVIEQNQPPEKYHQVYEDWAYNLMDRINLFDMYHSWWFLLLLCLFTLNLTCCTIDRLPRVIRTVRKPKLVLDDAMEKSLPLTERWKRKGDVPRWADDYRAALARAFAAPKVTEADGVVHLYAEKGVSSRFGAYATHAGIVIVFIGAIIGNVFGFKSYVNIPDGKEASHLDARGARSTSTCPSPSGTTGSGWRPTRADSPRNTLRT